In Dioscorea cayenensis subsp. rotundata cultivar TDr96_F1 chromosome 11, TDr96_F1_v2_PseudoChromosome.rev07_lg8_w22 25.fasta, whole genome shotgun sequence, a single genomic region encodes these proteins:
- the LOC120272571 gene encoding SKP1-like protein 5, which produces MEQARKVMIKIRSSDGMEYQVEEQTMVQQSAFVQELLKSPNARENGITIPNVNTNILAKVLNYCEKHAETADKVELESWDAKFIDVENHILYDLIMAAETFLISSLLDLCSRKFAELIKGLTADEIRNNFHIQNDFTPEEMESVRKENMWEF; this is translated from the exons ATGGAGCAGGCAAGGAAGGTGATGATCAAGATTCGAAGCTCCGACGGAATGGAGTATCAAGTGGAGGAGCAGACGATGGTGCAGCAGTCAGCGTTTGTCCAGGAATTGTTGAAGTCCCCCAACGCCAGAGAGAATGGGATCACGATTCCCAATGTCAATACCAACATTCTCGCCAAGGTTCTGAACTACTGTGAGAAGCACGCCGAGACCGCCGACAAGGTTGAGCTCGAAAGCTGGGATGCTAAGTTCATCGATGTGGAGAACCACATTCTCTACGATCTCATAATG GCTGCTGAGACTTTCCTCATCTCTAGTCTCCTGGACCTCTGCAGCAGAAAGTTTGCAGAATTGATTAAGGGGCTCACTGCTGATGAAATCCGAAATAATTTCCACATCCAGAATGATTTCACCCCAGAAGAAATGGAATCAGTAAGAAAGGAGAACATGTGGGAGTTTTAA